In Thermococcus stetteri, the following proteins share a genomic window:
- a CDS encoding proteasome assembly chaperone family protein yields MENGKPGKLVLPEIKNPILIEGYPGIGLVGHIAANFLAKELNMDMIGYVESPFIPPMALILDGKPNPPLRFYGKDNIILAVADIYVPPTLVSEIARELVRYLKDMRADKIVSLGGIGIGLFKEKMDVWGVSAREELNRELENLGVKILQYGSIMGMSGKLLWEASKEKLDAYVLLGETFGDRPDPRAAANVIEVLKKLTPIEVSTEPLLKEAEMIETQLRKMHEQMEQARRKAEKQYESIYL; encoded by the coding sequence ATGGAGAACGGGAAGCCGGGCAAGCTCGTCCTGCCCGAGATAAAGAACCCGATTCTCATCGAAGGCTACCCGGGAATAGGGCTCGTGGGGCATATAGCGGCGAACTTTCTGGCGAAGGAGCTGAACATGGACATGATAGGCTACGTGGAGAGCCCGTTCATCCCACCCATGGCGCTGATCCTCGATGGAAAGCCAAACCCCCCTCTCAGGTTCTATGGAAAGGACAACATAATACTTGCCGTGGCGGACATCTACGTCCCACCCACCTTAGTGAGCGAGATAGCCCGGGAGCTCGTGAGGTACCTCAAGGACATGAGGGCCGACAAGATCGTATCCCTCGGCGGCATAGGTATAGGCCTCTTCAAGGAGAAGATGGACGTCTGGGGGGTCAGCGCACGGGAAGAGCTGAACAGGGAGCTTGAGAACCTGGGGGTGAAAATCCTCCAGTACGGTTCGATAATGGGGATGAGCGGAAAGCTCCTCTGGGAGGCAAGCAAGGAAAAACTCGACGCCTACGTCCTCCTGGGGGAGACCTTCGGGGACAGACCCGACCCGAGGGCCGCTGCAAACGTCATAGAGGTTCTGAAGAAGCTGACGCCGATAGAGGTCTCAACGGAGCCCCTGCTCAAGGAGGCGGAGATGATAGAGACCCAGCTGAGGAAAATGCACGAGCAGATGGAGCAGGCCAGGAGAAAGGCCGAGAAGCAGTACGAGAGCATCTACCTGTGA
- the radA gene encoding DNA repair and recombination protein RadA translates to MARKKKVEDEVKELDEFEELDVEESLSSAKQEKPERKIATLEDLPGVGPATAEKLREAGYDTIEAIAVASPLELKEIAGISEGAALKIIQAAREAANIGTFMRADEYMKKRTTIGKISTGSKALDKLLGGGIETQAITEVFGEFGSGKTQLAHTLAVMVQKPPEEGGLGGSVIWIDTENTFRPERIRQIAENRGLDPEETLKNIYVARAFNSNHQMLLVEKAEEIIKEKAESDRPVKLLVVDSLMAHFRSEYVGRGTLAERQQKLAKHLADLHRLADLYDIAVFVTNQVQAKPDAFFGDPTRPVGGHILAHSATLRVYLRKGKAGKRVARLIDSPHLPEGEAVFRITEKGVED, encoded by the coding sequence ATGGCCCGCAAGAAGAAGGTTGAGGATGAGGTCAAAGAGCTTGATGAGTTTGAAGAGCTTGATGTTGAAGAGTCACTTTCATCAGCTAAACAGGAAAAGCCGGAGAGAAAGATCGCTACCCTCGAGGATCTTCCCGGAGTCGGTCCAGCCACCGCTGAAAAGCTCCGCGAGGCCGGTTACGACACGATAGAGGCAATAGCGGTTGCTTCGCCGCTGGAGCTTAAGGAAATAGCGGGGATAAGCGAAGGGGCCGCTCTCAAGATAATCCAGGCCGCGAGGGAGGCAGCCAACATTGGAACCTTCATGCGCGCCGACGAGTACATGAAGAAGAGGACGACAATAGGGAAGATTTCCACTGGAAGCAAAGCCCTCGACAAGCTCCTGGGTGGTGGTATTGAAACCCAGGCCATCACAGAGGTATTCGGCGAATTCGGCAGTGGAAAGACCCAGCTCGCCCACACACTCGCGGTTATGGTTCAGAAGCCGCCCGAAGAGGGTGGCCTCGGCGGTTCAGTGATCTGGATAGACACTGAGAACACCTTCAGGCCGGAGAGAATAAGGCAGATAGCTGAAAACCGCGGCCTTGATCCGGAGGAAACGCTGAAGAACATATACGTCGCGAGGGCGTTCAACAGCAACCACCAGATGCTCCTCGTTGAGAAGGCCGAGGAGATAATCAAGGAGAAGGCCGAGAGTGACAGGCCAGTAAAGCTCCTCGTCGTTGACTCCCTCATGGCCCACTTCAGGAGTGAGTACGTCGGCAGGGGGACCCTCGCTGAGAGGCAGCAGAAGCTGGCCAAGCACCTTGCCGATCTCCACAGGCTCGCTGACCTCTACGACATAGCGGTCTTCGTCACCAACCAGGTTCAGGCCAAGCCCGATGCCTTCTTCGGCGACCCAACGAGGCCCGTCGGTGGACACATACTCGCTCACAGCGCCACGCTGAGGGTCTACCTCAGGAAGGGCAAGGCCGGAAAGAGGGTCGCCAGGCTTATAGACAGCCCGCACCTGCCTGAGGGAGAGGCCGTCTTCAGGATAACCGAGAAGGGCGTTGAGGATTAA
- a CDS encoding S-methyl-5'-thioadenosine phosphorylase produces MPKIGIIGGSGVYGVFEPKETVKVHTPYGRPSAPVEIGEIEGVEVAFIPRHGKHHEFPPHEVPYRANIWALKELGVERVIGITAVGSLREEYRPGDIVITDQFIDFTKKRDYTFYNGPRVAHVSMADPFCPEMRKIFYETAKELGFPVHEKGTYVCIEGPRFSTRAESFMFRQFAHIIGMTLVPEVNLARELGMCYVNIATVTDYDVWAEKPVDAQEVLKVMAENNYKVQELLKKGIPRIPEERHCGCADVLKTMFV; encoded by the coding sequence ATGCCGAAGATAGGTATCATCGGCGGTTCTGGAGTTTACGGCGTCTTCGAGCCGAAGGAGACGGTGAAGGTCCACACACCCTACGGAAGGCCTTCAGCTCCAGTGGAAATAGGAGAGATAGAGGGCGTCGAGGTCGCCTTCATCCCGCGCCACGGAAAGCATCACGAGTTCCCGCCGCACGAAGTCCCGTACAGGGCCAACATCTGGGCCCTCAAGGAGCTTGGTGTCGAGAGGGTTATTGGGATTACGGCCGTCGGCTCGCTCCGCGAGGAGTACAGGCCAGGTGACATCGTCATAACCGACCAGTTCATCGACTTCACCAAGAAGAGGGACTACACCTTCTACAACGGGCCGCGCGTCGCCCACGTTTCCATGGCCGACCCCTTCTGCCCTGAGATGAGGAAGATATTCTACGAGACCGCCAAGGAGCTCGGCTTCCCGGTGCACGAGAAGGGTACCTACGTCTGCATCGAGGGACCGAGGTTCTCAACGCGCGCTGAGAGCTTCATGTTCAGGCAGTTCGCTCACATTATCGGAATGACCCTCGTTCCCGAGGTTAACCTCGCGAGGGAGCTTGGAATGTGCTATGTCAACATAGCAACCGTCACCGACTACGACGTCTGGGCCGAGAAACCAGTCGATGCCCAGGAGGTTCTCAAGGTCATGGCCGAGAACAACTACAAGGTTCAGGAGCTCCTCAAGAAGGGCATCCCGAGGATTCCAGAGGAGAGGCACTGCGGCTGTGCCGATGTTCTGAAGACGATGTTTGTGTGA
- a CDS encoding DUF473 domain-containing protein, producing MEAITLAGIARRVLDELLRSPYKTLEIRGARNVIALERARELGRVFITYETFQDVTVGTEGLLAEILRLESMEQRIPWEESDEREVTVCRAQVRLLGLGRIVEVRKRNTVLVVRVREMLPQEMDIG from the coding sequence ATGGAGGCGATAACTCTCGCTGGAATCGCGAGACGGGTTCTCGATGAGCTTTTGAGGAGCCCGTACAAAACCCTTGAGATAAGGGGCGCGAGGAATGTTATCGCGCTCGAAAGGGCCCGCGAGCTCGGGAGGGTCTTCATCACCTACGAGACTTTCCAGGATGTCACTGTAGGCACCGAGGGGCTCCTCGCGGAGATACTCCGCCTGGAGAGCATGGAGCAGCGGATCCCCTGGGAGGAGAGCGACGAGAGGGAAGTGACCGTGTGCCGGGCGCAGGTGAGGCTCCTCGGCCTCGGCAGAATAGTCGAAGTGAGGAAGAGGAACACTGTGCTTGTGGTCAGGGTCAGGGAGATGCTGCCGCAGGAGATGGACATAGGTTAA
- the nucS gene encoding endonuclease NucS — MSKVEAVTNPSREELLGIIDSALSKEAMLTIFARCKVHYDGRAKSELGSGDRVILVKPDGAFLIHQSKKREPVNWQPPGSFVTVEERDGIIVLRSVRRKPKEILEVELEEVYLASLFKAEDYEELALTGSEAEMAELIFENPELIEPGFKPLFREKSIGHGIVDILGRDKNGNLVVLELKRRKADLHAVSQLKRYVEGLSKEHEGVRGILVAPSLTSGAKRLLEKEGLEFRKVQPPKREKLGKGRQKTLF; from the coding sequence ATGTCAAAAGTTGAGGCAGTGACGAACCCCTCCCGCGAGGAGCTTCTAGGGATAATCGATTCCGCGCTATCAAAGGAGGCCATGCTGACGATTTTTGCCCGGTGTAAGGTTCACTACGACGGCAGGGCTAAGAGCGAGCTCGGTTCTGGCGACAGGGTTATACTTGTCAAGCCCGACGGTGCTTTTCTCATTCACCAGAGCAAGAAGCGTGAGCCTGTCAACTGGCAGCCTCCTGGAAGCTTCGTAACCGTCGAGGAGCGCGATGGGATTATCGTCCTCCGATCCGTAAGAAGGAAGCCCAAAGAAATCCTTGAAGTCGAGCTGGAGGAGGTTTACCTCGCCTCCCTCTTTAAGGCCGAGGACTACGAGGAGCTGGCCTTGACTGGAAGCGAGGCAGAGATGGCCGAGTTAATCTTCGAGAACCCCGAGTTAATCGAACCTGGCTTCAAGCCCCTCTTCCGCGAGAAGTCCATTGGCCACGGCATAGTGGACATCCTCGGACGCGATAAGAACGGAAACCTCGTCGTCCTTGAGCTGAAGCGCAGGAAGGCGGATCTGCATGCGGTCAGCCAGCTTAAGCGCTACGTTGAAGGCCTGAGCAAGGAGCATGAGGGTGTTAGGGGAATACTGGTCGCACCGTCCCTGACATCCGGCGCGAAGAGACTCCTCGAAAAGGAAGGCCTTGAGTTCAGAAAGGTTCAGCCGCCGAAGAGGGAAAAGCTCGGAAAGGGCAGGCAGAAAACCCTGTTTTAA
- a CDS encoding amidohydrolase family protein: MSILIKNGHVIYGENLKVVRADVLIEGNRIVSVEKGINEAADTVIDATGRVVSPGFINLHTHSPMGLLRGLADDLPLMDWLQNHIWPREAKLTPEYVKVGAYLGALEMIRSGTATFLDMYFHMDKVAEAVLEAGLRGYLSYGMIDLGDPDRTEKELKEALREMEEIEKLNSDRVHFVFGPHAPYTCSIALLKEVRRLATENRKLITIHVSETMAEIGQITERYGKSPVVLLDDIGFLGNDVIIAHGVWLDSRDIQILARHGVTVAHNPGSNMKLASGVMPLEKLLNAGVNVGLGTDGSASNNNLDMLEEMKLAALLHKVHNLDPTVADARTVFKMATQNGAKALRLNAGVIKEGYLADIAIINFNRPHLRPINDVISHLVYSANGNDVETTIVDGKILMLDGEVLTLNEEKVISEAEKVSEKLA, translated from the coding sequence ATGAGCATTCTCATCAAAAACGGCCACGTTATCTACGGCGAGAACCTTAAAGTCGTCAGGGCGGACGTCCTCATTGAGGGGAACAGAATTGTAAGTGTCGAGAAGGGCATTAACGAGGCCGCAGACACAGTTATAGACGCCACAGGGAGAGTTGTTTCCCCGGGCTTCATAAACCTCCACACTCACTCTCCAATGGGCCTCCTCAGAGGCTTAGCTGACGATCTTCCACTAATGGACTGGCTCCAGAACCACATCTGGCCGAGGGAGGCGAAGCTTACTCCTGAATACGTCAAAGTCGGTGCTTACCTAGGCGCCCTCGAGATGATAAGGAGCGGAACCGCAACTTTCCTTGATATGTACTTCCACATGGACAAGGTTGCTGAGGCAGTTCTCGAAGCTGGCTTGAGGGGATATCTCTCCTACGGCATGATAGACCTCGGCGACCCGGACAGGACTGAGAAGGAGCTGAAGGAGGCCCTCCGCGAGATGGAGGAGATAGAGAAGCTGAACTCCGACAGGGTTCACTTCGTCTTCGGGCCTCATGCTCCGTACACCTGTTCAATAGCCCTCTTAAAGGAGGTCAGAAGGCTCGCAACCGAGAACAGGAAGCTGATAACGATCCATGTAAGCGAGACGATGGCGGAAATAGGCCAGATAACCGAGCGCTACGGGAAGAGCCCGGTAGTTCTCCTTGATGACATAGGCTTTCTCGGAAACGACGTAATAATAGCCCACGGCGTCTGGCTGGACAGCAGGGACATTCAGATTCTGGCCAGGCACGGCGTTACCGTTGCCCACAACCCGGGAAGCAACATGAAGCTCGCGAGCGGTGTTATGCCCCTCGAAAAGCTCCTCAACGCTGGAGTTAACGTGGGCCTTGGCACAGACGGGAGCGCTAGCAACAACAACCTCGACATGCTTGAGGAGATGAAGTTAGCTGCTTTGCTTCACAAGGTTCACAACCTCGATCCGACGGTCGCTGACGCCAGGACGGTCTTCAAGATGGCCACGCAGAACGGAGCAAAAGCCCTCAGGCTCAACGCGGGCGTCATTAAGGAGGGTTATCTGGCCGATATAGCGATAATCAACTTCAACAGACCTCACCTCAGGCCCATCAACGATGTGATAAGCCATCTTGTATATTCGGCCAATGGAAACGACGTTGAGACGACCATAGTGGACGGCAAAATCCTTATGCTCGACGGGGAAGTTCTGACCCTCAACGAGGAGAAGGTTATCAGCGAGGCCGAGAAAGTCTCAGAAAAGCTGGCATGA
- a CDS encoding potassium channel family protein, with translation MMIPITVIRRLVKIRYKAKRSKLLQIGVAVVILSVVFAGLFAYFEGLDFFTALYWAVITMATIGYGDITPKTEAGRVVAMVAAVAGISTFTALVSLLAEFLISSSLRRMMGMHRVGYSGHYVVIGQGSSVVSFVNEILSAMDRGELPRRPVVVVFPNEEERRKVELPEEVEVLIGDPINRETLERARVESASHVVLALDDDSKSVFVTLRVKSISSAKVLVEALSGDSIDLLKQAGADRVVLSRGMAGRLLASAVIEPEVVDVIDDITSSLGGYDITVVELREVWGMKYSEALELVQKKYGLYLMGYYTDRPVLVPRLDSPVPEGSKLIVIRGVGTNNS, from the coding sequence ATGATGATACCAATAACTGTCATCCGCAGGCTCGTCAAAATTAGGTACAAAGCCAAGAGGAGCAAGCTGCTTCAGATTGGTGTTGCAGTGGTAATTCTCTCGGTAGTCTTCGCCGGGCTGTTTGCATACTTTGAGGGTTTGGACTTCTTCACAGCGCTGTACTGGGCGGTTATAACCATGGCGACAATAGGCTACGGTGACATCACGCCCAAGACAGAAGCAGGCAGGGTAGTTGCCATGGTCGCTGCGGTCGCTGGTATCTCCACCTTTACGGCCCTCGTTTCCCTTCTGGCGGAATTCCTTATTTCCTCATCGCTTAGGAGGATGATGGGCATGCACCGTGTTGGATATTCAGGACACTACGTTGTGATCGGACAGGGGAGCAGTGTGGTCAGCTTTGTGAACGAGATACTCTCCGCGATGGATCGGGGTGAACTCCCGCGTCGGCCAGTTGTCGTTGTGTTTCCAAACGAAGAAGAGAGGAGGAAGGTTGAGCTTCCAGAGGAAGTTGAGGTTCTTATTGGCGACCCTATCAACAGGGAGACCCTCGAGAGGGCCCGGGTTGAAAGCGCTTCCCATGTTGTTCTAGCGCTCGACGACGACTCAAAGTCGGTCTTTGTAACCCTCCGCGTCAAGAGCATTTCTAGTGCAAAGGTTCTTGTGGAGGCTCTGAGCGGGGACAGCATAGACCTCCTGAAGCAAGCCGGGGCCGACAGGGTCGTCCTCAGCAGGGGCATGGCGGGTAGGCTGCTCGCAAGTGCCGTCATCGAGCCAGAAGTCGTGGATGTAATTGACGACATAACGAGCTCCCTTGGCGGCTACGACATCACGGTGGTCGAGCTTCGGGAAGTCTGGGGCATGAAGTACTCGGAAGCGCTTGAGCTGGTTCAGAAGAAGTACGGGCTGTACCTGATGGGCTACTACACCGACCGCCCAGTACTCGTTCCACGGCTTGACTCTCCAGTTCCCGAGGGTTCGAAGCTCATAGTCATCAGGGGGGTTGGGACTAACAACAGTTAG